In Streptomyces sp. NBC_00569, a single genomic region encodes these proteins:
- a CDS encoding bifunctional sugar phosphate isomerase/epimerase/4-hydroxyphenylpyruvate dioxygenase family protein translates to MRTSIATVSLSGSLTEKLTAAASAGFDGVELFENDLLASPLTPEEIRARTADLGLTIDLYQPMRDIEAVPPKEFERNLRRAEHKFRLMNRLGTDTVLVCSSVSPLAVDDDALAAEQLDRLAQSAQEHGVRVAYEALAWGRHVSTYDHAWRIVEAAGHPALGTCLDSFHILARGSDPKGIEGIPGEKIFFLQLADAPLMAMDVLQWSRHYRCFPGQGGLDVTGLVRHVINAGYTGPLSLEVFNDVFRQADAGPTAVDARRSLMLLQEAAGIAAPPAPVQPTGFAFAELTTPDAGAVSSLLGALGLARTARHRSKPVELWERGDARILVTTDPVRHRDGLALAALGLESPDPEGAAARAEALLAPVLPRYRAPEDAPLDAVAAPDGVEIFFCATDRAGLPNWREDFPPLTGPGTGTGTGAGAGDLDPRGAVLSIDHLALTQPWHQFDEAALFHRTVLGLRPQESVDVPDPYGLLRSRAVTNDDGRVRIALGIGPGPADDAGRAQHIALATDDVIAAARAFQDAGGRPLPVPPNYYDDLAARFEFAPGETETYRELGILYDRDEHGTFRHFYTETVGRVFFEVVQREGGYRGYGAQNAPVRLAAQHALRPGRR, encoded by the coding sequence GTGCGTACCTCGATCGCCACCGTCTCGCTCAGTGGATCCCTGACCGAGAAACTCACCGCCGCCGCCTCCGCCGGATTCGACGGGGTGGAGCTCTTCGAGAACGATCTCCTCGCGAGTCCCCTGACCCCCGAGGAGATCAGGGCCCGCACCGCCGACCTCGGCCTGACCATCGACCTCTACCAGCCGATGCGGGACATCGAGGCCGTGCCGCCGAAGGAGTTCGAGCGGAACCTGCGCCGCGCCGAGCACAAGTTCCGGCTGATGAACCGGCTCGGCACGGACACCGTCCTGGTGTGCTCCAGCGTCTCGCCCCTCGCCGTCGACGACGACGCGCTCGCCGCCGAACAACTCGACCGGCTCGCACAGTCGGCGCAGGAACACGGCGTCCGCGTCGCCTACGAAGCACTCGCCTGGGGTCGCCACGTCAGCACGTACGACCACGCCTGGCGCATCGTCGAGGCGGCGGGGCACCCGGCGCTCGGCACCTGTCTGGACAGCTTCCACATCCTCGCCCGCGGCTCCGACCCCAAGGGCATCGAGGGAATCCCCGGCGAGAAGATCTTCTTTCTCCAGCTCGCCGACGCCCCGCTGATGGCGATGGACGTGCTCCAGTGGAGCCGCCACTACCGCTGCTTCCCCGGGCAGGGCGGCCTGGACGTGACCGGACTCGTCCGGCACGTGATCAACGCCGGGTACACGGGCCCGCTCTCGCTGGAGGTGTTCAACGACGTCTTCCGGCAGGCCGACGCGGGCCCCACCGCCGTCGACGCCCGGCGCTCCCTGATGCTTCTCCAGGAGGCCGCCGGGATCGCGGCGCCGCCCGCACCGGTCCAGCCCACCGGCTTCGCCTTCGCGGAACTCACCACCCCGGACGCCGGTGCCGTGTCCTCGCTCCTCGGGGCGCTCGGCCTGGCCCGGACGGCCAGGCACCGCAGCAAGCCCGTCGAACTGTGGGAGCGCGGCGACGCCCGCATCCTCGTCACCACGGACCCGGTCCGCCACCGCGACGGGCTCGCCCTCGCCGCGCTCGGCCTGGAATCCCCCGACCCGGAGGGTGCGGCGGCCCGCGCCGAGGCGCTCCTCGCCCCCGTACTGCCGCGCTACCGGGCCCCGGAGGACGCCCCGCTGGACGCGGTGGCGGCGCCCGACGGCGTGGAGATCTTCTTCTGCGCGACGGACCGGGCGGGCCTGCCGAACTGGCGGGAGGACTTCCCACCCCTGACCGGCCCAGGCACAGGCACAGGCACCGGCGCCGGTGCCGGAGACCTGGACCCGCGGGGCGCCGTCCTGAGCATCGACCACCTCGCCCTGACCCAGCCCTGGCACCAGTTCGACGAGGCCGCGCTCTTCCACCGCACGGTCCTCGGGCTCAGGCCCCAGGAAAGCGTCGACGTCCCCGACCCTTACGGGCTGCTGCGCAGCCGCGCCGTCACGAACGACGACGGCCGGGTGCGGATCGCCCTGGGCATCGGCCCCGGCCCCGCCGACGACGCCGGCCGCGCCCAGCACATCGCCCTGGCGACGGACGACGTGATCGCCGCCGCGCGCGCCTTCCAGGACGCGGGCGGGCGCCCGTTGCCCGTACCGCCCAACTACTACGACGACCTGGCGGCGCGCTTCGAGTTCGCCCCGGGCGAGACGGAGACGTACCGGGAGCTCGGCATCCTCTACGACCGCGACGAGCACGGCACCTTCCGGCACTTCTATACGGAGACGGTCGGCCGGGTCTTCTTCGAAGTGGTCCAGCGCGAGGGCGGATACCGCGGTTACGGAGCCCAGAACGCCCCCGTCCGCCTCGCCGCCCAGCACGCACTGCGCCCCGGACGCAGGTAG
- a CDS encoding MFS transporter, which produces MTVPSPGAAAPPQAPEGQPRKAALAAWTGSALEYYDFFIYGSAAALIFPKVFFDESDPANATLLSLATFGVAYAARPVGALFLGHIGDRLGRKKIMVFTLVLMGLSTFLIGCLPSRAQVGSLAPLLLVLCRVLQGISAAGEQASASSMTLEHAPPGRRGFFTSFTLSGTQAGQLIATLVFIPVAALPEDQLLSWGWRVPFWLSVAVAVVGYAIRRSLEETPAFAKQAATEGVVKLPLAVLLRDHWADVLRVVAGSLIASVSTIFTVWALSYATSDSVGMDRSGMLWVGALANVAALGAIPLWAKLSDRIGRRPVYLVGAVGSAVLMACYLWAISTRSYPLVLVLGILTFGVVYSAANGIWPSFYGEMFSTRVRLSGVAIGTQIGFAVAGFAVTFAAQIAGPGGDDWSAVALFTAALCVPPVIAALTARETHRVPAEQLGLGREAEAAGRVPTRV; this is translated from the coding sequence GTGACCGTCCCCTCCCCCGGCGCCGCCGCGCCGCCACAGGCCCCTGAGGGCCAGCCGCGCAAGGCAGCGCTCGCGGCCTGGACCGGCAGCGCCCTGGAGTACTACGACTTCTTCATCTACGGCAGCGCCGCCGCGCTGATCTTCCCCAAGGTCTTCTTCGACGAGTCCGACCCGGCGAACGCGACGCTGCTCTCCCTCGCCACCTTCGGCGTCGCCTACGCCGCCCGCCCCGTCGGCGCCCTCTTCCTCGGCCACATCGGCGACCGGCTCGGCCGCAAGAAGATCATGGTCTTCACGCTGGTCCTCATGGGCCTGTCGACGTTCCTCATCGGCTGCCTGCCGAGCCGCGCGCAGGTCGGCTCCCTCGCTCCCCTCCTGCTCGTGCTGTGCCGTGTGCTCCAGGGCATCTCCGCCGCGGGTGAGCAGGCGAGCGCGAGCTCGATGACGCTGGAACACGCGCCACCGGGCCGCCGCGGCTTCTTCACGAGCTTCACCCTCAGCGGCACCCAGGCCGGCCAGCTCATCGCCACGCTCGTCTTCATCCCGGTCGCGGCGCTGCCCGAGGACCAGCTGCTCTCGTGGGGCTGGCGCGTCCCGTTCTGGCTGAGCGTCGCCGTCGCCGTCGTCGGGTACGCGATCCGGCGCTCCCTGGAGGAGACCCCCGCCTTCGCCAAGCAGGCCGCGACCGAGGGCGTCGTGAAGCTGCCGCTCGCCGTCCTGCTGCGCGACCACTGGGCCGACGTCCTGCGCGTCGTCGCCGGATCCCTGATCGCCTCCGTGAGCACGATCTTCACCGTGTGGGCCCTGTCGTACGCGACGAGCGACTCGGTGGGCATGGACCGGTCCGGGATGCTGTGGGTGGGCGCCCTCGCCAACGTCGCGGCCCTCGGCGCGATCCCGCTCTGGGCGAAGCTCTCGGACCGTATCGGGCGCAGGCCGGTGTACCTCGTGGGCGCCGTCGGCAGCGCCGTGCTGATGGCCTGCTACCTGTGGGCGATCAGCACGAGGTCGTACCCGCTGGTCCTCGTCCTCGGCATCCTCACCTTCGGCGTCGTGTACAGCGCGGCCAACGGCATCTGGCCGTCCTTCTACGGCGAGATGTTCTCGACCCGGGTGCGGCTCTCCGGTGTGGCGATCGGTACCCAGATCGGCTTCGCGGTGGCCGGGTTCGCGGTGACGTTCGCCGCCCAGATCGCGGGTCCCGGCGGCGACGACTGGTCCGCGGTCGCCCTGTTCACCGCGGCGCTCTGCGTCCCGCCGGTCATCGCGGCCCTCACCGCGCGCGAGACGCACCGGGTGCCCGCGGAGCAACTCGGCCTGGGCCGGGAGGCCGAGGCCGCCGGCCGCGTACCGACGAGGGTCTGA
- a CDS encoding shikimate dehydrogenase → MPQDSCLVGLIGSGIGPSLSPALHEREADRQGLRYLYRLIDIDPLGATPDQVGDLVRAARAVGYDGLNITHPCKQLVIPHLDELAPQAEALGAVNTVVFEGGRAVGHNTDVTGFAASFARGLPDAALDRVVQLGAGGAGAAVAHAVLTLGGGHLTVVDAMPERAADLAASLNRHFGEGRASAETPDRIEEHLARADGLVHATPTGMAAHPGLPLPVRLLRPSLWVAEVVYRPLETELLRTAREVGCATLDGGGMAVFQAADAFRLFTRREPDSARMLADIAELAGAAAARG, encoded by the coding sequence GTGCCTCAGGACTCCTGCCTCGTCGGCCTGATCGGTTCGGGCATCGGCCCCTCGCTGAGCCCCGCGCTCCATGAGCGGGAGGCCGACCGCCAGGGCCTGCGTTACCTCTACCGGCTGATCGACATCGACCCCCTGGGGGCCACCCCCGACCAGGTCGGCGACCTGGTGAGGGCGGCCCGGGCCGTGGGCTACGACGGCCTGAACATCACCCACCCCTGCAAGCAGCTCGTCATCCCGCACCTCGACGAGCTCGCTCCGCAGGCCGAGGCGCTCGGCGCCGTCAACACCGTCGTGTTCGAGGGCGGGCGCGCCGTCGGCCACAACACCGACGTCACCGGATTCGCGGCGTCCTTCGCCCGTGGCCTGCCCGACGCCGCGCTCGACCGGGTCGTGCAGCTCGGCGCGGGCGGCGCGGGCGCGGCCGTCGCGCACGCCGTGCTCACCCTGGGCGGCGGCCACCTCACCGTCGTGGACGCGATGCCCGAGCGCGCCGCGGACCTGGCCGCGTCGCTGAACCGGCACTTCGGCGAGGGCCGCGCGTCCGCCGAGACCCCGGACCGCATCGAGGAGCACCTCGCCCGCGCCGACGGCCTCGTCCACGCCACACCCACCGGCATGGCCGCCCACCCCGGACTCCCGCTCCCCGTCCGCCTGCTGCGCCCGTCCCTGTGGGTGGCGGAAGTCGTCTACCGGCCGCTGGAGACGGAACTGCTGCGCACCGCACGGGAGGTGGGCTGCGCCACGCTCGACGGCGGGGGCATGGCGGTGTTCCAGGCCGCCGACGCGTTCCGCCTCTTCACGCGCCGTGAGCCGGACAGTGCGCGGATGCTCGCGGACATCGCCGAACTGGCGGGCGCGGCGGCCGCACGGGGCTGA
- a CDS encoding TetR/AcrR family transcriptional regulator has protein sequence MATVEEPTRPAGRIRDAARTKAEILDVATQEFARAGYTGARVDEIAARTRTTKRMIYYYFGGKEQLFTAVLEHAYSAIRQAEQEVDVDHLDPVAAIRRLAELTFDHHEAHPDFIRLVAIENIHEAEHIAASEQLGALNSPAIEVIRRILDAGHTSGLFTAEIDAVDLHAMISSFCFFRVSNRHTFGALFGRDLVAAEQREHYRTMLGDMVIAYLTADRAED, from the coding sequence ATGGCCACAGTCGAAGAGCCGACGCGACCCGCCGGACGGATCCGCGACGCCGCCCGCACCAAGGCCGAGATCCTCGACGTCGCCACCCAGGAGTTCGCCCGCGCCGGCTACACGGGCGCCCGCGTCGACGAGATCGCGGCCCGCACCCGCACCACGAAGCGGATGATCTACTACTACTTCGGCGGCAAGGAACAGCTGTTCACGGCGGTTCTGGAGCACGCGTACTCGGCGATCCGGCAGGCCGAGCAGGAGGTCGACGTCGACCATCTGGACCCGGTCGCGGCCATCCGCCGGCTCGCCGAGCTCACCTTCGACCACCACGAGGCGCACCCCGACTTCATCCGCCTGGTCGCGATCGAGAACATCCACGAGGCGGAGCACATCGCCGCCTCCGAACAGCTCGGCGCGCTCAATTCGCCCGCGATCGAGGTGATCCGGCGCATCCTCGACGCCGGGCACACGTCGGGCCTGTTCACGGCCGAGATCGACGCCGTCGACCTGCACGCGATGATCAGCTCGTTCTGCTTCTTCCGGGTCTCGAACCGGCATACGTTCGGCGCACTCTTCGGCCGCGACCTGGTGGCGGCGGAGCAGCGCGAGCACTACCGGACCATGCTCGGCGACATGGTCATCGCCTATCTGACGGCGGACCGCGCCGAGGACTGA
- a CDS encoding oxygenase MpaB family protein, which yields MQRYERLRQIRRLDPDRDWLTIYRLTATYEFPWDLTRALELALYRTYAVPSIGRLLDLTAELTERPQRRYDDTSLLLDTVVEHGFDSIQGRTAIRLINQMHHSYDISNDDMRYVLCTFVVVPRRWIDTYGWRRLSRHEVIASAHYYRALGRHMGIQGIPECYEEFEACLDAYEAEHFARDEAGRRVSDATLSLMASWYPGILEPVLKKATVALLDESLLRAFDYESPSPLTRTLVRGAVRLRGRAVRLMPPRRAPHQARQNREIKSYPKGYRVSELGTFPTPGVRGCPVPHTAPPGEGSAGHRPPPRTT from the coding sequence ATGCAGCGCTACGAACGGCTCCGGCAGATCCGGCGGCTCGACCCGGACCGGGACTGGCTGACGATCTACCGGCTGACCGCCACCTACGAATTCCCGTGGGACCTCACGCGGGCACTGGAGCTGGCGCTCTACCGCACCTACGCCGTACCGAGCATCGGCCGGCTGCTCGACCTGACGGCCGAACTGACGGAGCGTCCGCAGAGGCGCTACGACGACACCTCGCTGCTGCTCGACACCGTCGTCGAGCACGGCTTCGACAGCATCCAGGGGCGCACGGCGATCCGCCTCATCAACCAGATGCACCACAGCTACGACATCAGCAACGACGACATGCGGTACGTCCTGTGCACGTTCGTCGTCGTGCCCAGACGCTGGATCGACACCTATGGCTGGCGCCGCCTCTCGCGCCACGAGGTGATCGCCTCGGCGCACTACTACCGCGCACTGGGCCGGCACATGGGTATCCAGGGCATCCCGGAGTGCTACGAGGAGTTCGAGGCCTGCCTCGACGCGTACGAGGCCGAGCACTTCGCCCGGGACGAGGCCGGCCGGCGGGTGTCGGACGCGACGCTCAGCCTCATGGCGTCCTGGTATCCGGGCATCCTGGAACCGGTGCTGAAGAAGGCGACGGTCGCGCTCCTCGACGAGTCGCTCCTGCGCGCCTTCGACTACGAGTCGCCGAGCCCTCTCACGCGCACGCTCGTACGGGGCGCCGTCCGCCTGCGCGGCCGTGCGGTACGCCTGATGCCGCCCCGCCGCGCGCCGCACCAGGCCCGCCAGAACCGGGAGATCAAGAGCTACCCGAAGGGCTACCGCGTCAGCGAGCTCGGCACGTTCCCCACGCCGGGCGTGCGCGGCTGCCCCGTCCCGCACACGGCGCCGCCCGGCGAGGGGTCAGCCGGTCACAGGCCGCCGCCGCGCACGACGTAA